TAAAGAAGAGATTGAGAGATTGCAGAGTAAGCAGTATTCAAGGGAGACGTTCCATATTCAATATCCGCTCCTTCTCAAGAGAACTCTGACTGATGGAAGAAGTCCGCTAAGGTACTATTCGGCACCATTGCGGATATATGGAGAAGAGTATTATTTCTGCTCGGAGTGGTATGAAGTACCAGCAAATAATGATCGGCCCTATTTAATGAAGTGGCTGGGATTACACATGTGATATGGATCAATGGGGGGGGGGCAGTAAATATCCGGAGTGGTTGTGGATCACTTTCCCCAGCCCTCCCGTGACTCCTGAATATGGTCTAACAATTCTTGTGCTTCCCCGGGCTTCAGAATTCCAGCCACACTTAAAATGTCATCGACTGAGTAATCATCAAAGCCCTCGATAGTTTCCGCTTCAAGATCTATGACAAGCTTCTTGGTGGAAATATTGTTCTCAGATAAAAACTTCCTCAGGTCTTGTGCGATATGAGGATGGAGTTTGCGTACCATTGACATGGAGAACAGCTCCTTTATCACTTTACTTATAATCAATTATACCCGATAGAGGCAGGAATGGATACGGACACGGCACACAGAACGAGCTATGTTGAAGACTTTCACCCACACCTAACAAGGAGCTGACCTCATTGAACAAAGCATTCCTTCTAATCGTATTCACCATCTGCCTATTCGCATTCACTAACGGAACAACGTACGCCGAGGAAGCAAGTATCCATGACCCCGTCACGAATCCGGATGCGGCCTTGGAATTAGCAAGCTCGTGAACTTAAGGACGTTAAGTATCCAGCATTCCCAGATCGATGATCTGGAATTTATTCGACCGCTAGATCAGCTTAGAGAGCTGATGCTGACCCATACTGAGATCCAGGACATCCGTCCGATCTCGCATAAGCCGCATCTATTCTTAGTGCTGTTAAATAACAACCAAGTTAAGGACATCTCACCCTTGTCGACGTTGAAGCAGCTGACCTATCTACTCCTGGATCATAACAAGGTCCAAGATTTGCAGCCATTATCTTCACTGTATCAACTCAGTCAACTGGAGGTCGCCTTCAATCAGATCGAGACGCTTAAGCCGATACAGCATCTACAAGAGCTGTCTGTACTGAATGTGAATGATAACCGAATCCGCGATATGTCGGTTCTACGTCAATTACCAGATTTGAGCACAATTACGGTTCGCAATAATCCGTTAGACCAAGCCTCCATCGATATCATCGCTTCATTGAAGAAAACAACATCGATCAGAGTGGATGCGGATGCAATCTCTGTTCATATGAACGGTCAGTATCGCTACTTCCCAGTATCGCCGCTAATCATGAACGGGAGCACGGTTGTTCCGATGAGGACGATCTTTGAGGAGCTGGGCGCACGTATTGAATGGAACGAAGAGACGAGAACGGTAACTGCTACCGACGGGGACAGGGAGATTCAGATCGTGATCGGGACGAAGCAGGCCTTCATCGATGGGGAGGAAGTCGCCCTGCCGACGGAGGCTGTAATCATCAACGATACGACGATGGTGCCGGTCCGATTCGTGAGCGAAGCATTAGGGGCGAAGGTCGTATGGGAAGAGGCTGTGAAGACGATTCACATTACGAAATATTCATCACATTAGAATAACTTGACAGTGAAAAGTTCTCGATAGAAAAATAACCCAACCTAGCGATTTTACGGTATCCTTAAGGTCTCACTCTAAAAGGATAGAATCGCTGGATGGGTTATAGACACCAGTCTAACCCATTTGCGGGCGATTGACCAGACCTATGCTCCCATACATCGATAAAATCATAAATGAATTTCGTTCCTGCTTCTCCAGGCAAGCCGCCTTTCACTGGTTTGTCATTACGGTGATCGGCCTGATGGTGCGCTCCGACCAGTTAGGGGTGACCTCCATTGTACGAGACCTTACGCTGCATCCGCGCTGCTACGAGACGCTGATCCATTTCTTTCGTTCTTCGGCCTGGTCGCTGGAATCCCTTCGATTAACTTGGCTCCAAGTCGTCCGCAAGGCGGCTCCTTTGATGACCGTTGGTGATCGCGTAGTCCTGGTGGGCGATGGCATGAAGCAGTCCAAGGAAGGCCGTCGAATGCCCGGCGTGAAGAAAATGCATCAGGAATCAGAAAATTCGTCCAAAGGTGAATATATCTTTGGCCATCTCTTTGGAGCCGTCGGTGTGTTGGTCGGAGCGTCGGCCAAATGGTTCTGCTTGCCCCTCTTTATGAATTTGCAAGACGGCGTGAAAACGATTTGGAACTGGGGAGCGTCCGCTCCAGCCGAGCCGAAATCAGATTCCCATGTGGTGCAAATGATCGGGCAGGGCTTTGCCGCCGCGAAGGTGCTTGGTGACGCCTTGTTCCTGCTGGATCGCTATTTTCTGTCCGTTCCGGCGCTGATCCGGTGGAAGCAGGAGCAGGCTGCGAGCGGAGTCCGACTGGACCTCATCACGAAGGCCAAAGTCAACACCACAGCCTATGAATTCCCCGCTGCCAAAAACCAGGCCGGGGCCGTCCGCCGAAGAAAGGTGCGAAAGTCAAGCTCAAGGAGCTTTTTCAAACCCGGGCAGCATCGTTTCAAACGGCCGAGGTGATGCTGTATGGCAAGGAAGAAACGGTTTCCTTTTGTGCCTGGACCTGTTGTGGGGGCAAAAGCTGTATCAGCCTTTGCGATTTGTCCTGGTGCTGCGTGGAGACCAGACCTCTATTTTGGTGAGTACGGACCTGACGCTTGCCGGCCCCGAGATCATTTCCTTGTACGGATACCGGTTCAAGATCGAATGTACGTTTCGGGAAATGAAACAAGTCATCGGCGCCTTCGGCTATCGCTTCTGGAGCAAATCCATGCCGAAGCTCAAGCGGTATCTACGCAAGACCGAGAGCCATCCACTGGAACAAGTAAAGAACGAACAGGATCAAAAGCGAATACGACAAACACTTGAAGCCATCGAAGGATTCGTCATGTGCAGTTGCATCGCAACCGGCTTAATTCAGATGGTCGCGTTGACGTTTTCGGCGCGTACGCCGGGCTTGTTCTCGCGCTATTTGCGAACACCATCGAAAGCCATCGTCTCTGAGGCTACCGTGGCGGTTTATTTGCGCAGATCCATTTTTCGCATGGTTGCCCAGCACCCGGATTTACCCATAACCGAAATAATTCGTTCCAAGCAGGAAAAAAACACGAACAACGTGGATTTGCTGGCTTCTTAAGCGTTAGAACTTTTCACTGTCCAGAGAATAAGATGGTATACTGATGGTAATAAGGAATGGAGTGAGATGCACATGTTCGAGCTGCTGGATCCGCGAGTTGATGTGATCTTTAAGAGGTGCTGACGATGAAGGAGCCAATGCTGAAAAAGGCGATGGATACGCTCGAGTTTCTGAGTCAGAATGAGGCAGCCCGAATGGCATATGATGCCCGAATGAAGGCGCTCAGTGATGAGAAGTCGCGGATCGAAGGAGCGATGGAGGCTGGGAGAGCTGCTGGAATAGCTGCTGGAATAGCTGCTGGAAAAGCTGAAGGAAAAGCTGAAACAGCGGTCAAAATGCTGGAGCTCGGCATCGATGTCGAAACGATCTCAAAGGCCACTGGATTTTCCGTCGAGGAGATCAAGGCTATGCGTCCTCGTAATCCGAACATCTATCCAGATCGTGTGTTCAAGCACATGGCCGGAGAGGTGATGCTGTTCGACCGAATTACGGTACTGTATGGCAATCCGAAGTGCGCCCCTCCCGTGCCAGTCTACTGACCGGCATGCATGCGTGGCAGCTGGAGGAGGCCTGCAATCACTTCGGACTATTCTCCAGTCGATTCGCGGTGTACCCGGACCTGCTCGAGCAAGCAGGCTGAAAAAAGGTATCTTCACAGTCGTCAATTGATGACCGTGAAGATACCTTTTTTACATCTGGGTGAGCGTCAACGAGCTGACATGGCCTCCATTCGTTACAGAATTTCTCGTTGAGTAGCCTCGTAACCGAGAGCTTGCTCCTGCTCGGGCGCCTTACCCTTGCGGAGGAACAGACCGAGGAACAGCGCAACCGATGCAGCGATCACA
Above is a genomic segment from Paenibacillus sp. YYML68 containing:
- a CDS encoding stalk domain-containing protein, translating into MNLRTLSIQHSQIDDLEFIRPLDQLRELMLTHTEIQDIRPISHKPHLFLVLLNNNQVKDISPLSTLKQLTYLLLDHNKVQDLQPLSSLYQLSQLEVAFNQIETLKPIQHLQELSVLNVNDNRIRDMSVLRQLPDLSTITVRNNPLDQASIDIIASLKKTTSIRVDADAISVHMNGQYRYFPVSPLIMNGSTVVPMRTIFEELGARIEWNEETRTVTATDGDREIQIVIGTKQAFIDGEEVALPTEAVIINDTTMVPVRFVSEALGAKVVWEEAVKTIHITKYSSH
- a CDS encoding transposase, encoding MLPYIDKIINEFRSCFSRQAAFHWFVITVIGLMVRSDQLGVTSIVRDLTLHPRCYETLIHFFRSSAWSLESLRLTWLQVVRKAAPLMTVGDRVVLVGDGMKQSKEGRRMPGVKKMHQESENSSKGEYIFGHLFGAVGVLVGASAKWFCLPLFMNLQDGVKTIWNWGASAPAEPKSDSHVVQMIGQGFAAAKVLGDALFLLDRYFLSVPALIRWKQEQAASGVRLDLITKAKVNTTAYEFPAAKNQAGAVRRRKVRKSSSRSFFKPGQHRFKRPR